The proteins below come from a single Falco peregrinus isolate bFalPer1 chromosome Z, bFalPer1.pri, whole genome shotgun sequence genomic window:
- the SLC25A51 gene encoding mitochondrial nicotinamide adenine dinucleotide transporter SLC25A51: protein MMDSERSAPTNSKKYLSNDVTATSGKHYLCGYCAAFTNISVTFPIQKVLFRQQLYGLKTKDAVHQLQKDGLRNLYRGILPPLMQKTTTLALMFGLYEDFSSLLHCHVSAPELLTRSMAAVLAGTTEAILTPFERVQTLLQDYKHHDKFTNTYQAFKVLKVYGMREYYRGLVPILLRNGPSNALFFGLRGPIKQCLPEATSYSTHLVNDFICGGLLGAMLGFLFFPVNVVKTRMQAQIGGEFQSFSNVFVKIWLERDRKLIHLFRGAHLNYHRSVLSWGIINATYEFLLKML, encoded by the coding sequence ATGATGGATTCAGAACGTTCTGCCCCAACAAATTCAAAGAAATACCTAAGCAATGACGTAACAGCTACCTCTGGTAAACATTATCTTTGTGGCTACTGTGCGGCCTTCACAAATATCTCAGTCACTTTTCCCATCCAGAAGGTTCTCTTTCGACAGCAGTTGTATGGTTTGAAAACAAAGGATGCGGTACATCAGCTGCAGAAGGACGGACTTAGAAATCTCTATCGTGGCATCCTTCCTCCGTTGATGCAGAAAACGACAACGCTGGCTCTGATGTTTGGCTTGTACGAAGatttctcctccctgctccatTGCCACGTGAGCGCTCCTGAACTACTCACTCGCAGCATGGCAGCAGTGCTTGCAGGGACCACGGAAGCTATTCTTACACCTTTTGAGAGAGTTCAGACTTTGCTTCAGGACTACAAACACCATGATAAATTTACAAACACTTACCAGGCTTTCAAGGTACTGAAAGTCTATGGGATGAGAGAATATTATCGGGGATTGGTGCCCATTCTGCTCCGCAATGGGCCCAGTAATGCACTCTTCTTTGGCCTACGGGGACCTATCAAGCAGTGCCTGCCTGAAGCAACTTCTTACAGCACTCATTTAGTCAATGACTTTATCTGTGGAGGGCTGTTGGGTGCCATGCTGGGATTCTTGTTTTTCCCAGTGAATGTTGTAAAAACTCGCATGCAAGCTCAAATTGGTGGTGAATTTCAGTCCTTCTCAAACGTTTTTGTGAAGATATGGCTGGAACGTGATAGAAAGCTGATACACCTTTTCAGAGGGGCCCATCTGAATTACCATCGCTCTGTCCTGTCCTGGGGCATAATCAATGCAACCTACGAATTCTTGCTAAAGATGTTGTGA